In the genome of Altererythrobacter sp. TH136, one region contains:
- a CDS encoding aspartate carbamoyltransferase catalytic subunit: MASMTSAAFSGGAGASPGRYPAGARAFPHRDLLAIAQLERHEILYLLDEAEQWVQLNRSAAKRSDLLAGLTVINAFFENSTRTLLSFEIAGKRLGADVVNMHAAQSSVKKGETLIDTAITLNAMRPDAIVIRHGSSGATALIADKVDCPVLNAGDGQHEHPTQALLDALALRHALRARGETADDFTGMTVTICGDLLHSRVARSNILCLQAMGASVRVCAPPSLLPSQIEAMGVTAFTDFDRALEGADVAMMLRLQTERMSGQFVPSAREYHHLYGLTHQRLARAAPNALVMHPGPMNRGVEIDSEVADLLDRSLITAQVEMGVAIRMACLEVLTRRRREVAGWE, from the coding sequence ATGGCTTCAATGACATCGGCGGCATTTTCAGGTGGAGCGGGCGCATCGCCCGGACGCTATCCGGCGGGCGCACGTGCATTCCCGCACCGCGACCTGCTGGCGATCGCCCAGCTTGAGCGGCACGAGATCCTCTATCTGCTCGATGAGGCGGAGCAGTGGGTGCAGCTCAATCGCAGCGCGGCCAAGCGCAGCGATTTGCTGGCCGGCCTGACGGTGATCAACGCTTTTTTCGAGAACTCCACCCGCACACTGTTGAGCTTCGAGATCGCCGGCAAGCGGCTGGGCGCCGACGTGGTCAACATGCACGCCGCGCAATCGAGCGTGAAGAAGGGCGAAACGCTGATCGACACCGCGATCACGCTGAACGCGATGCGGCCCGATGCGATCGTCATCCGCCACGGCAGCAGCGGCGCGACGGCGCTGATCGCCGACAAGGTCGATTGCCCGGTGCTCAACGCCGGCGACGGGCAGCACGAGCATCCGACGCAAGCCTTGCTGGATGCGCTGGCGCTGCGCCATGCCTTGCGGGCGCGGGGTGAAACGGCCGACGACTTCACTGGCATGACGGTCACGATCTGCGGCGACCTGCTTCACAGCCGTGTCGCGCGGTCCAACATCTTGTGCCTGCAGGCGATGGGCGCCAGCGTCCGGGTGTGCGCGCCGCCATCCCTGTTGCCGAGCCAGATCGAGGCGATGGGCGTCACTGCCTTCACCGACTTCGACCGCGCACTGGAAGGCGCGGACGTGGCGATGATGCTGCGCTTGCAGACCGAGCGGATGAGCGGGCAGTTCGTCCCCTCGGCGCGCGAGTACCACCACCTTTACGGCTTGACGCACCAGCGGCTCGCGCGCGCCGCGCCGAATGCGCTGGTCATGCACCCCGGGCCGATGAACCGCGGGGTGGAGATCGACAGCGAGGTGGCCGATTTGCTCGACAGGTCCCTCATCACCGCGCAGGTCGAAATGGGCGTGGCGATCCGCATGGCTTGCCTGGAGGTGCTGACCCGGCGCCGCCGCGAAGTGGCGGGCTGGGAATGA